AAGCAAATTATATGCTCAATATGGATATGGTGGGGAGAATGCGTGAGGATAAGACCCTTTCGATCAGCGGTACAGGAACTACGCCTATTTGGGGCCAAGTTTTGAACTCAAATAATCCTGGATTTAAGTTGGTATTGAGTGAATCCGGTATGGGACCTAGCGATCATACTTCTTTCTATTTGCAGGATATTCCAGTGCTACATTTTTTCACGGGACAGCATGAGGACTATCACAAGCCTTCTGATGATTCTGATAAATTGAATTATAAAGGTATGGAAATGATCAGTGACTATATTCTCTCTGTACTTTACGATTTGGATGACGATGACAAGCTTGCTTTTAGAAAAACGAAAAATGAAAGCGAGGATACGCCCAGGTTTAAAGTAGCCTTGGGAGTTATGCCCGATTATCTTTATGATGGTAAAGGCATGCGAATCGATGGAGTTTCTGATGGAAAACCAGCTGCTGCGGCCGGACTTCAAAAAGGCGATGTAGTCGTGAAACTTGGTGACAGTACCGTCGTGGATATGATGAGCTATATGCGAGCACTTTCTATTTTTAAGGAAGGGGATACTACGGAAGTCACCGTAGACCGTAATGGGGAAAAGATCAATGCAACTATTTCATTTTAAAATTAATACTATTTTTGCACCCCGTTAAAAACGTTGCGTAATATGCCCAAAATTGGCGACATAGAATTACCCGATTTTCCTTTGTTACTTGCACCCATGGAGGACGTGAGCGATCCGCCCTTTCGTACCCTTTGTAAGGAACAGGGTGCCGATGTGGTCTACACGGAGTTTATTTCTTCCGAAGGGTTGATTCGTGATGCCGCCAAAAGCGTCATGAAGTTGGACATTTACGAAAAGGAACGTCCTGTGGGAATCCAAATTTTTGGAGCCAACTTGGACAGTATGTTGCAGTCCGTGGAGATTGTAGAAAAATCCAATCCGGATATCATCGACATCAATTTTGGTTGTCCGGTTAAAAAAGTGGTGTCCAAGGGTGCCGGAGCGGGCATTTTAAAGGATATAGACCTCATGGTTTCCCTAACGGATGCTATGGTGAAACATACCAAACTCCCCATTACGGTGAAGACCCGATTGGGTTGGGACGAGGATTCCATAAAAATCGTTGAGGTGGCCGAACGTCTACAAGATGTAGGATGCAAGGCCATTGCCATACACGGACGAACCCGTGCCCAAATGTACAAGGGCTACGCCAAATGGGAACCCATTACCGAGGTAAAGAACAATCCTAGAATGCATATTCCTGTTTTTGGTAATGGAGATGTGGATAGTCCAGAAGCGGCGGTTAGGATGCGTGATGAATATGGTTTGGACGGCGCCATGATAGGTAGGGCCAGTATTGGTTACCCTTGGTTTTTTAGGGAAGTAAAACACTACTTTAAAACGGGAGAACATCTTGCCCCCCCAACCATGAAAGAACGGGTAGAAGCCGCAAGGAGGCATTTGCAAATGTCCATTGATTGGAAAGGGGAGAAATTAGGGGTTTTCGAAACCAGACGTCACTACACCAATTACTTTAAGGGCATCCCTAATTTTAAGGAATATCGTATGAAAATGGTCACCAGTGACGATGCGGTTGATGTTTTTGATGCGTTTGATGAGGTTCTGGAAAAATTCGGGGATTACGAATTTGAACATGCCTAGGAGGCAATCAATTTTTTGTTGATTCTGCTACTGGCTATTTTGGAAGCGATGACGCCAAGGACCAATATAGTGGCCAATACGATTAGGACATTGATTAGTTGGAACTCCACGGGATAGGCTAATGAAGGTGTAATTTTTAACCAGCCAAAGAAAATCTGTGACCAGACCAATAGCGACCCCAACAACACCCCGATAAGCCCCCCAAGCCCGGTAACCAAAATTCCCTGTACAAAATAAATGTTGCGCAATTCCTTTATGGTGGTTCCCAAACTGTACAAAGTTTTGGAGTTCTGTTGTTTGTCCAAAATCATCATGATAATGGCCCCCACTACGTTGAACAGGGCAATGATCAGTACCAAAGTAAAGATAAGGTAGGTCGCCATATTTTCAGTATTCAACATTTTATAAAGCGTACTGTTGAGCTCCTGACGATTTTTCAAAGTGACCGAATCTCCTAAAACCTCCTTGATTTCGGAACGAACAGCTTGCTCATCCGCAGAATCTTTCAGTTTAAAATTGATACCGGAAATATCGTTTTCTGTTTTTTCCAAAAGGGCCTGGGTCAAGGCAAGATCGGCGAATACATATTTGTTATCCAAATCGGCCTCCACCGCATATACCCCTCCAATGATAACCGGCAGTCGGTTATAGAGCGAACTTACGCCTAAAGCCCCTTGTGAGAGAGACCCCTTCCCCGGTTTAAAGGCGTAGATTTGCATCGGGCTTCTAAATTGGTTAATGGTCACACTAAGGATATTGGCGATACCTACTCCAGAAACCACCTGTTGGTCATTAATGGTCCAGTCGCCCAAATATAAAATGGTATCGGTATTTACTACCTTGGTGTAATTGGAGTCAATGCCCTTAATATAGGCGATATGGTTTTTCCCTTTATGCTCTAAATAAACCTTTTCCTCGATTTCCTTGGAATAGGAAGCAAGGCCACTAATGTTATTCAATCGATTTTCCTGCTCGGGAGTAATGGAAAAGAATTTTCCCGCTACGGGGAGTGCTTTTAACTCCGGGTCAAAGGAGTTGGTAAAGGAAAGGCTAAAGGTCTTGAGCCCGGCAAATCCGGAAAGCACGATAAACAGTGCCGCCGAACCGATGACAATGACCAAAAAGGTAATGAAATTGATAATGTTCACCGCATTCTGTGTGCTCTTGGAGCGCACATATCTTTTAGCGATATATAGCGGAAAGTTCAAAAATCAGGACTTTTTTCTTCTAGGCAACAGATCCCTGTTCTCAATGGGGTTTTCTTCCCTTTTCAAGGACTTTTCAATTTTTTCGATATAATCCAACGAATCGTCCAAATAGAACAGTAGTTCCGGCACCCTACGCAACTGGTTTCGGGTACGCTGGGCTAATTCATGTTTGATCAAGGGTTGGTTGGATTTTATGCCCTCCAACAATTCCTTGGCCTGCTCGGTCGGGAAAATACTGATGTAGACCTTGGCAATGGAAAGGTCCGTTGTAACGGAAACCTTAGATACTGAAATCAAGATGCCCCGAAGCCCACCTTCTATGGCAGCTTTTTGTAGTATGGCTACAATATCCTTTTGGATGACCCCAGCTATCTTTCGTTGTCTTTGTGTTTCCATACGGCAAAAATACACAGAATAATGTATCTTGTTGATATCCTTCGTTCCTGTAAACCATTTTGACATGAAAAAAATTGAACATTTGGGGATTGCCGTAAAAAACTTGGAGGATTCCAATGCTTTGTTTGAAAAATTGTTGGGTGAAGGACCTTATAAAGAGGAAGAAGTCGCTTCTGAAGGGGTAAGGACTTCCTTCTTTAAAACCGGACCCAATAAGATAGAGTTATTGGAATCGCTGAATGAAGATGGCCCCATTGCTAAATTCTTGGCTAATAAAGGGGAAGGTATACATCACATCGCTTTTGAAGTAGAGGATATAATTGTGGAGATGGAGCGGTTAAAAAAAGAAGGATTTCAGGTACTGGGCGATGCGCCTAGAAAGGGTGCCGATAATAAATGGGTGGTCTTTGTACATCCGAAGTCCACTAACGGCGTATTGATAGAACTTTGCCAAGAAATTAAACAGGGATAATTGGCCATGGAGCGTTGTCGAAATGACATCACAAAATCTTGCGGCATATAAAAATAAACACTAATATTGCATCCGCAATTTGCGGGTCCTATACTTGCCCACCTAGCGGCAGGTAGGCGGGGCTCAGCCAAACTTGCTTAATTGACATTATGATTGTTTATGTTCTTCGTAGCTTAAAAGACAGAAGATTATATATTGGAATGACCTCCGATATAGATAGACGTTTAAAAGAGCACAATTCAGGAAGAACAAAAAGCACAAAAGGGTATAGACCATGGGAATTAGTTTATAAAGAGTCGTACCCGGATATTGCTTCTGCTAGAAAAAGAGAGAAGTATCTAAAAAGTGGATACGGAAAGCAGTGGCTAAAACAAAAATATTAACCGGTCCTATAGCTCAGCTGGTTAGAGCACCTGACTCATAATCAGGGGGTCCCTGGTTCGAGCCCAGGTGGGACCACTAGAGTGGTGAAAAAGTCTTAGCGTTAGCTAGGACTTTTTTTGTGGAAAAAACCTTGGGCAAGAGGTGTATCCTTAGCGTAGCCGAAGGAAGTCAATGTGAGCGTTTTTTATTTATTCAAAGCACCAAAAAAACTAATGCGGGTGTGGGTGATTGGCGTAATGTTCCTTTAACAAGTCCCTTCCAAAATCCCCCTCAAAATCTCGCCATACGGTATGTATATGGTTGGCGTTATTTTGGCTATTATCAAATTCAATCATAAAAGTTTTTCCTTGGATACGATAATAATGCGCTTTTCCCAATTCGGTCGCACCGGCCCAGGCAAAAAGAAGGTCGTCCATTTCTTCATTGCGGATGTTGCTCATGCGCTTCATAGCTTGTTCCGCCGGAATAGTTGA
This window of the Maribacter cobaltidurans genome carries:
- a CDS encoding FtsX-like permease family protein; the protein is MNFPLYIAKRYVRSKSTQNAVNIINFITFLVIVIGSAALFIVLSGFAGLKTFSLSFTNSFDPELKALPVAGKFFSITPEQENRLNNISGLASYSKEIEEKVYLEHKGKNHIAYIKGIDSNYTKVVNTDTILYLGDWTINDQQVVSGVGIANILSVTINQFRSPMQIYAFKPGKGSLSQGALGVSSLYNRLPVIIGGVYAVEADLDNKYVFADLALTQALLEKTENDISGINFKLKDSADEQAVRSEIKEVLGDSVTLKNRQELNSTLYKMLNTENMATYLIFTLVLIIALFNVVGAIIMMILDKQQNSKTLYSLGTTIKELRNIYFVQGILVTGLGGLIGVLLGSLLVWSQIFFGWLKITPSLAYPVEFQLINVLIVLATILVLGVIASKIASSRINKKLIAS
- the rbfA gene encoding 30S ribosome-binding factor RbfA gives rise to the protein METQRQRKIAGVIQKDIVAILQKAAIEGGLRGILISVSKVSVTTDLSIAKVYISIFPTEQAKELLEGIKSNQPLIKHELAQRTRNQLRRVPELLFYLDDSLDYIEKIEKSLKREENPIENRDLLPRRKKS
- a CDS encoding M28 family peptidase gives rise to the protein MLRNLIFLFGFFIVLGSCKQETQKKVTIREDVAFLASDSLQGRETGTAYEMEAAHYLQERMKNIGLLPKGNAGTYFQTFSFKPKTDPHSEVQFVGGDSTITGTNVIGFIDNKADKTVIIGAHYDHLGMGGEGSLYADGEAIHNGADDNASGVAVLLNLAAKLKDTITQHNYLFMAFSGEEMGLLGSNYFSKNPTIDLSKANYMLNMDMVGRMREDKTLSISGTGTTPIWGQVLNSNNPGFKLVLSESGMGPSDHTSFYLQDIPVLHFFTGQHEDYHKPSDDSDKLNYKGMEMISDYILSVLYDLDDDDKLAFRKTKNESEDTPRFKVALGVMPDYLYDGKGMRIDGVSDGKPAAAAGLQKGDVVVKLGDSTVVDMMSYMRALSIFKEGDTTEVTVDRNGEKINATISF
- a CDS encoding GIY-YIG nuclease family protein → MTSDIDRRLKEHNSGRTKSTKGYRPWELVYKESYPDIASARKREKYLKSGYGKQWLKQKY
- the dusB gene encoding tRNA dihydrouridine synthase DusB: MPKIGDIELPDFPLLLAPMEDVSDPPFRTLCKEQGADVVYTEFISSEGLIRDAAKSVMKLDIYEKERPVGIQIFGANLDSMLQSVEIVEKSNPDIIDINFGCPVKKVVSKGAGAGILKDIDLMVSLTDAMVKHTKLPITVKTRLGWDEDSIKIVEVAERLQDVGCKAIAIHGRTRAQMYKGYAKWEPITEVKNNPRMHIPVFGNGDVDSPEAAVRMRDEYGLDGAMIGRASIGYPWFFREVKHYFKTGEHLAPPTMKERVEAARRHLQMSIDWKGEKLGVFETRRHYTNYFKGIPNFKEYRMKMVTSDDAVDVFDAFDEVLEKFGDYEFEHA
- the mce gene encoding methylmalonyl-CoA epimerase, translating into MKKIEHLGIAVKNLEDSNALFEKLLGEGPYKEEEVASEGVRTSFFKTGPNKIELLESLNEDGPIAKFLANKGEGIHHIAFEVEDIIVEMERLKKEGFQVLGDAPRKGADNKWVVFVHPKSTNGVLIELCQEIKQG